The following are from one region of the Actinopolyspora halophila DSM 43834 genome:
- a CDS encoding Hsp20 family protein, with translation MVGLSNPIRPLVASLAVLLRDMRRGRTTTVDHPKHEQQPLDESPRSVLPEQWEARHSEKLRQTRSKPLRQKQQWLMGQDLPSETPPENSWEPTASTSVTPAGDVEIDVSLPGVTAGEVDVGLRRRVMMTVSGISAGRVFYREVTLPSGLDEDSVTASMSDGTLSIHAHTTEHSEEHPRRVSVESS, from the coding sequence ATGGTGGGATTGAGCAATCCGATCCGGCCGTTGGTCGCGTCCCTGGCGGTGCTGCTGCGCGACATGAGGCGCGGCAGGACGACGACGGTCGATCATCCGAAACACGAACAGCAACCACTCGACGAATCCCCCCGCTCCGTTCTCCCGGAGCAGTGGGAAGCCCGGCACAGCGAGAAACTCCGGCAAACGCGCTCCAAGCCACTGCGGCAGAAGCAGCAGTGGCTCATGGGACAGGACCTTCCCTCCGAGACTCCCCCGGAGAATTCCTGGGAACCGACGGCGAGCACTTCGGTGACCCCTGCGGGCGACGTGGAGATCGACGTCTCGCTTCCCGGTGTCACGGCGGGCGAAGTGGACGTGGGTCTGCGGCGACGGGTCATGATGACCGTTTCGGGGATCAGTGCCGGACGGGTTTTCTACCGTGAGGTGACCCTGCCCTCCGGACTGGACGAGGACAGCGTCACCGCGAGCATGAGCGACGGGACGCTGAGCATTCACGCGCACACCACGGAGCATTCCGAGGAGCATCCACGACGGGTCTCCGTGGAGTCCTCCTGA